One genomic window of Solanum stenotomum isolate F172 chromosome 9, ASM1918654v1, whole genome shotgun sequence includes the following:
- the LOC125876012 gene encoding protein GLUTAMINE DUMPER 2: MTNLKASSSAIAPVGPPRSPWHSPVPYLFGGLAAMLGLIAFALLILACSYWKLSGNFEENQEGDLEEGNNNNNNNNSNGEDGKMVEPPILEEKFLVIMAGQLKPTYIATPSLSSRASSFGSNSGCTASSESSTDKSEDEEKEEEGNDVSGSSLENHEETPVGERVKEEEGNEVSNSTSGNDFVVNVTQIRIN; encoded by the coding sequence ATGACGAATTTGAAGGCATCGTCATCCGCTATTGCACCGGTGGGCCCGCCACGATCACCGTGGCACTCACCGGTGCCGTATTTATTTGGGGGATTAGCAGCCATGTTAGGGCTAATTGCATTTGCTCTACTAATTTTAGCTTGTTCTTATTGGAAACTTAGTggtaattttgaagaaaatcaagaaggTGATCTTGAAGAaggaaataataacaacaataataataatagtaatggTGAAGATGGTAAAATGGTGGAACCACCAATTCTTGAAGAGAAATTTTTGGTGATTATGGCTGGACAATTGAAGCCAACTTATATTGCTACACCTAGTTTGTCTAGTAGAGCTTCATCTTTTGGTAGCAATAGCGGTTGTACCGCGAGCAGTGAGAGTAGTACGGACAAATCCGAGGATGAAGAAAAGGAGGAGGAAGGAAATGATGTCTCGGGTTCAAGTCTTGAGAATCATGAAGAAACGCCTGTAGGAGAGAGAGTAAAGGAGGAGGAAGGAAATGAAGTCTCGAATTCGACTTCTGGAAATGATTTCGTGGTTAACGTGACACAAATACGAATTAATTAA